One Brachybacterium kimchii genomic window carries:
- the glpK gene encoding glycerol kinase GlpK encodes MTDEKKYILAIDQGTTSTRAIVFDHGGQIVATGQKEHEQIFPKSGWVEHDPVEIWRNTRAVVADALQQAEINRHQLAAVGITNQRETAVVWDKNTGEPVYNAIVWQDTRTQKICNELAGDEGADKYKERVGLPLATYFSGPKVKWILDNVEGAREKAEAGDLIFGNTDSWVLWNLTGGQNGGVHVTDVTNASRTMLMNIDTLDWNEDIAKDMGIPLSMLPEIKSSSEVYGYGRKNDLLIDTPIAGILGDQQAATFGQACFEVGQAKNTYGTGNFMLINTGEELVRSENGLLTTVAYKIGDSKPVYALEGSIAVTGSLVQWVRDNLGLIKSAPEIEDLAKKVDDNGGCYVVPAFSGLFAPYWRADARGAIVGMTRFINKNHIARATLEATAFQSAEVLEAMNADSGVDLTELKVDGGMVQNETLMQFQADILGVPVVRPEVIETTALGAAYAAGIAVGYWDGEQDVIDNWAEGKRWEPDMDPETRERSLRLWKKAVTKTFDWVDEDVEAATA; translated from the coding sequence GTGACTGACGAGAAGAAGTACATCCTGGCGATCGACCAGGGCACCACCTCGACCCGCGCGATCGTCTTCGACCACGGCGGCCAGATCGTGGCCACCGGGCAGAAGGAGCACGAGCAGATCTTCCCGAAGTCCGGGTGGGTCGAGCACGATCCGGTGGAGATCTGGCGCAACACCCGCGCGGTCGTCGCCGATGCTCTCCAGCAGGCGGAGATCAACCGTCACCAGCTCGCCGCCGTGGGCATCACCAACCAGCGCGAGACCGCGGTGGTCTGGGACAAGAACACCGGCGAGCCCGTCTACAACGCGATCGTCTGGCAGGACACCCGCACGCAGAAGATCTGCAACGAGCTCGCGGGCGACGAGGGCGCCGACAAGTACAAGGAGCGCGTGGGCCTCCCGCTCGCGACCTACTTCTCCGGCCCCAAGGTCAAGTGGATCCTCGACAACGTCGAGGGCGCGCGCGAGAAGGCCGAGGCCGGGGACCTGATCTTCGGCAACACCGACTCGTGGGTCCTGTGGAACCTCACCGGCGGCCAGAACGGCGGCGTGCACGTCACCGACGTCACCAACGCCTCCCGCACGATGCTCATGAACATCGACACCCTCGACTGGAACGAGGACATCGCGAAGGACATGGGCATCCCGCTGTCCATGCTCCCCGAGATCAAGTCCTCCTCCGAGGTCTACGGGTACGGCCGCAAGAACGACCTGCTCATCGACACCCCGATCGCCGGCATCCTCGGCGATCAGCAGGCCGCGACCTTCGGCCAGGCGTGCTTCGAGGTGGGCCAGGCCAAGAACACCTACGGCACCGGCAACTTCATGCTCATCAACACGGGCGAGGAGCTGGTGCGCAGCGAGAACGGGCTGCTCACCACCGTCGCCTACAAGATCGGCGACAGCAAGCCGGTCTACGCGCTCGAGGGCTCGATCGCCGTCACCGGCTCCCTCGTGCAGTGGGTGCGCGACAACCTGGGCCTCATCAAGAGCGCCCCGGAGATCGAGGACCTCGCCAAGAAGGTCGACGACAACGGCGGCTGCTACGTCGTCCCCGCCTTCTCCGGGCTGTTCGCGCCCTACTGGCGCGCCGACGCCCGCGGCGCGATCGTCGGCATGACGCGCTTCATCAACAAGAACCACATCGCGCGGGCGACCCTGGAGGCCACCGCCTTCCAGTCGGCCGAGGTGCTCGAGGCCATGAACGCCGACTCCGGCGTGGACCTCACCGAGCTCAAGGTCGACGGCGGCATGGTCCAGAACGAGACCCTCATGCAGTTCCAGGCCGACATCCTGGGCGTGCCCGTGGTGCGTCCGGAGGTCATCGAGACCACCGCGCTCGGCGCCGCCTACGCCGCCGGCATCGCGGTGGGCTACTGGGACGGCGAGCAGGACGTCATCGACAACTGGGCCGAGGGCAAGCGCTGGGAGCCCGACATGGATCCCGAGACCCGCGAGCGCTCGCTGCGCCTGTGGAAGAAGGCCGTTACCAAGACCTTCGACTGGGTCGACGAGGACGTGGAGGCCGCGACCGCCTGA
- a CDS encoding SRPBCC family protein — protein MTTNETSISVSRTIDAPAGDIFDLLSLPARHHEFDGSGFVRSAEDTERITKVGEQFVMNMEGEHMGGEYKMYNHVTAFDDGKMIGWKPANEDAKDDPKGWEWLYTLESQGSDSTLVTLTYSWTDVTDKDLLKIFPLVSEEQLEQSLADLAGAVSGS, from the coding sequence ATGACCACGAACGAGACCAGCATCTCCGTCAGCCGCACCATCGACGCCCCCGCCGGGGACATCTTCGACCTGCTCTCCCTTCCTGCCCGGCACCACGAGTTCGACGGTTCCGGCTTCGTGCGCAGCGCCGAGGACACAGAGCGCATCACGAAGGTCGGCGAGCAGTTCGTCATGAACATGGAGGGCGAGCACATGGGTGGCGAGTACAAGATGTACAACCACGTCACCGCCTTCGACGACGGCAAGATGATCGGCTGGAAGCCCGCCAACGAGGACGCCAAGGACGACCCGAAGGGCTGGGAGTGGCTCTACACCCTCGAGTCCCAGGGATCCGACTCCACCCTCGTCACCCTCACCTACTCCTGGACCGACGTCACCGACAAGGACCTGCTGAAGATCTTCCCGCTCGTCTCCGAGGAGCAGCTCGAGCAGTCCCTCGCCGACCTCGCGGGCGCCGTCTCCGGGAGCTGA
- a CDS encoding MFS transporter — translation MTASHGPAQPADADAAGVNPGTHRLVPRAPAISWWMLLLTTVAILMTSVDHQILPAVLPEVSQEFGLSPEQAGLINSVYFAGLVAGGIVFGYLSDRIGSGYRRTWTWNIAMLLAIIGGALTFGLAGSFLAFLLLRIPMGISRGGSEPVNVAIVAEWWPKEHRGFAVGVHHTGFPIGQFLAGALIAMVLGSGNWATAFLVIPLLGIPIIIGQAFLGRRRNQATLYRKIEEKGQTPPLPELTDRSAAGLWGPVREALRHANVRWAVVLCFLFLWGEAGVVTFLTTQFKGIGMETSQAILVSGASGLTGWIGQVVWGTLSDRLGRKFSIAFLILGWTGTLLAMILIHDVMTAWIILLAWGLFRNAPFPVVYALLVDSVPRAAGTALGIMIGVALGVSGIFASAVSGVVITHLGFTWHYVILAAICLLGFIPLARITETVRVARRDIPDAPRTA, via the coding sequence ATGACTGCCTCTCACGGTCCGGCCCAACCCGCCGATGCGGACGCCGCCGGGGTCAACCCCGGCACCCACCGCCTGGTGCCGCGCGCACCTGCGATCTCGTGGTGGATGCTGCTGCTCACGACGGTCGCCATCCTCATGACCTCGGTCGATCATCAGATCCTTCCCGCAGTTCTGCCCGAGGTCTCCCAGGAGTTCGGGCTCTCGCCGGAGCAGGCCGGGCTCATCAACTCGGTGTACTTCGCAGGGCTCGTGGCCGGCGGCATCGTGTTCGGCTACCTCTCCGACCGCATCGGCTCCGGATACCGGCGCACGTGGACCTGGAACATCGCGATGCTGCTCGCGATCATCGGCGGCGCCCTCACCTTCGGCCTCGCCGGCAGCTTCCTGGCCTTCCTGCTGCTGCGCATCCCGATGGGCATCAGCCGCGGCGGGTCGGAGCCCGTGAACGTCGCGATCGTCGCGGAGTGGTGGCCCAAGGAGCACCGCGGATTCGCCGTCGGCGTGCACCACACCGGCTTCCCCATCGGGCAGTTCCTGGCCGGTGCGCTCATCGCGATGGTGCTCGGCTCCGGGAACTGGGCGACGGCGTTCCTGGTGATCCCGCTGCTCGGGATCCCGATCATCATCGGCCAGGCGTTCCTGGGCAGGCGGCGGAACCAAGCGACCCTCTATCGGAAGATCGAGGAGAAGGGGCAGACTCCCCCGCTGCCCGAGCTGACGGACCGCAGCGCGGCCGGGCTCTGGGGCCCCGTGCGCGAGGCGCTGCGCCACGCGAACGTGCGCTGGGCCGTGGTGCTGTGCTTCCTGTTCCTGTGGGGCGAGGCCGGGGTCGTCACGTTCCTGACCACGCAGTTCAAGGGGATCGGGATGGAGACGTCGCAGGCGATCCTGGTCTCCGGCGCCTCGGGCCTGACGGGCTGGATCGGCCAGGTCGTGTGGGGCACTCTCTCGGACCGGCTGGGCAGGAAGTTCTCGATCGCCTTCCTGATCCTGGGGTGGACGGGGACGCTGCTCGCGATGATCCTGATCCACGACGTGATGACCGCGTGGATCATCCTGCTGGCGTGGGGGCTGTTCCGGAACGCGCCGTTCCCCGTGGTCTACGCGCTGCTGGTCGACTCGGTGCCGCGGGCCGCCGGCACGGCGCTGGGCATCATGATCGGTGTGGCACTGGGCGTCTCCGGGATCTTCGCCTCGGCGGTGTCCGGTGTGGTCATCACGCATCTGGGCTTCACCTGGCACTACGTCATCCTCGCGGCGATCTGCCTGCTCGGGTTCATCCCGCTGGCGCGGATCACCGAGACCGTCCGCGTCGCGCGCCGGGACATCCCGGACGCGCCCCGCACCGCATGA
- a CDS encoding MIP/aquaporin family protein: MGTIMIYEIMGTAMLTLLGCGVVANHTLAKTGGHGGGPLMIHWGWGLGVFVGVYAAYKTGAHLNPAVTIGLLVSGAGEYAPGIPITVGTTLAYFAAEMIGAFLGAVFVWLAYRNHYDQTEDQATVLGTFSTAPGIRSYGWNVLTEIIATFVLVFIILNFGNTPVDLGPLAVALLVVAIGASLGGPTGYAINPARDLGPRIAHALVPIKGKGGSDWSYAWVPIVGPVIGAIIAGLVVQMGF; this comes from the coding sequence ATCGGCACGATCATGATCTACGAGATCATGGGCACCGCGATGCTGACGCTGCTGGGCTGCGGCGTCGTCGCGAACCATACGCTGGCGAAGACGGGCGGCCACGGCGGCGGCCCGCTCATGATCCACTGGGGCTGGGGCCTCGGCGTGTTCGTCGGCGTCTACGCCGCCTACAAGACCGGCGCGCACCTGAACCCCGCCGTCACCATCGGCCTGCTGGTCTCGGGCGCCGGCGAGTACGCGCCCGGCATCCCGATCACGGTGGGCACCACCCTCGCCTACTTCGCGGCGGAGATGATCGGAGCGTTCCTGGGGGCCGTGTTCGTCTGGCTCGCCTATCGCAACCACTACGACCAGACCGAGGACCAGGCGACCGTCCTCGGCACCTTCTCCACGGCCCCCGGCATCCGCAGCTACGGCTGGAACGTGCTCACCGAGATCATCGCGACCTTCGTGCTGGTCTTCATCATCCTGAACTTCGGCAACACGCCGGTCGACCTCGGCCCCCTCGCCGTCGCGCTCCTGGTCGTCGCCATCGGCGCCTCCCTCGGCGGGCCGACGGGATACGCCATCAACCCCGCGCGTGACCTCGGTCCCCGCATCGCCCACGCGCTCGTGCCCATCAAGGGCAAGGGCGGCTCCGACTGGAGCTACGCCTGGGTGCCGATCGTCGGCCCCGTGATCGGCGCGATCATCGCCGGCCTCGTCGTCCAGATGGGATTCTGA
- a CDS encoding HNH endonuclease signature motif containing protein: MECRGRGVGVMSAVEQPESQGRLDLPGEPAIESTFSILDDLEKMTERQREDMHVHTPRFVAAPPEGVRPLFVVKESKKPVCRDVVARRVKARPDAELTAQVRALWDEGVDESYELSRRFVALAPFWAGREDMDADPYEVEQQDLMVAVAMRCTRGQAAKAITDAHRAVDLLPRCTQALEAGEFPAEWFRTLLRRTADFTPAEMVLVDVTVASWCLAIMPRVFTKCLDLLVTKIQQRHPKEPEEVSATRRRMVLDPGTLDGVASLRIIGPAPEIKALGGKFDQAARAIQNAQRHALMEGTEIPLDPDRRVENEGMPLSLNLIRYHLAHAAQIDTGGITVPEARFRLNVLVPFLTLVGGDDAPGVLEDGTPIPAQMAREIAGKSEEWFRVLTDPSSGEFLPRPADKYRPTGAMLEHLRLRGQSCGVPGCERTASVASEADHIVEYNHADPVCGGRTAVENLHFLCWFHHAMKTAGRLDPVRVEADESPGGTAGTVWEMQERFRVFREDDTDLLTPQAVAQLDAVWDSMQRRQDDYEQRRDAEDGTSAESPSPDPARLDSPWPIRAGVPDPWPRVDMDHAGAPDLEEVPVEKPVRRRYQPLPTFHYDGDIPISATTRRPRKRQDPPPKFDPGPPPF; encoded by the coding sequence GTGGAATGCCGGGGAAGGGGGGTGGGTGTCATGAGTGCGGTGGAGCAGCCGGAGTCGCAGGGGCGTCTGGACCTGCCCGGGGAGCCGGCGATCGAGTCGACCTTCTCGATCCTCGATGATCTGGAGAAGATGACCGAGCGTCAGCGCGAGGACATGCATGTCCACACGCCCCGGTTCGTGGCCGCGCCCCCGGAGGGTGTGAGGCCCTTGTTCGTCGTGAAGGAATCCAAGAAGCCGGTGTGCAGGGATGTGGTGGCACGCAGGGTGAAGGCGAGGCCGGATGCGGAGCTGACCGCGCAGGTCCGTGCCCTGTGGGACGAGGGTGTCGATGAGTCCTATGAACTCTCCCGGCGTTTCGTGGCCCTGGCGCCGTTCTGGGCGGGGCGTGAGGACATGGACGCGGACCCGTACGAGGTCGAGCAGCAGGATCTGATGGTCGCTGTGGCGATGCGCTGCACCCGCGGCCAGGCCGCCAAGGCCATCACCGACGCCCACCGGGCCGTGGACCTCCTCCCTCGCTGCACGCAAGCATTGGAGGCGGGGGAGTTTCCGGCGGAATGGTTCCGGACCCTGTTGCGGCGCACCGCGGATTTCACTCCGGCGGAAATGGTGCTGGTGGATGTCACGGTCGCTTCGTGGTGTTTGGCGATCATGCCGAGAGTGTTCACGAAATGCCTCGACCTGCTGGTGACGAAGATTCAGCAGCGGCACCCGAAAGAACCCGAAGAAGTCTCCGCGACCCGCCGTCGCATGGTCCTGGACCCCGGAACTCTCGATGGGGTGGCGTCGTTGCGGATCATCGGCCCGGCCCCGGAGATCAAAGCATTGGGGGGAAAGTTCGATCAGGCGGCTCGTGCGATCCAGAACGCCCAGCGTCACGCCCTGATGGAGGGTACCGAGATCCCGCTGGATCCGGATCGTCGGGTGGAGAACGAGGGCATGCCCCTGTCGCTCAACCTGATCCGCTATCACCTCGCCCATGCCGCGCAGATCGACACCGGCGGCATCACCGTCCCGGAGGCACGGTTCCGGTTGAACGTCCTCGTTCCCTTCCTCACCCTGGTCGGCGGTGACGACGCCCCCGGTGTCCTCGAGGACGGGACGCCGATCCCCGCGCAGATGGCCCGTGAGATCGCCGGGAAGAGCGAGGAATGGTTCCGGGTCCTCACCGATCCGTCATCGGGTGAGTTCTTGCCGCGTCCTGCGGACAAGTACCGGCCCACGGGGGCGATGCTCGAACACCTCCGCCTCCGCGGCCAGTCCTGCGGCGTTCCCGGCTGCGAACGGACTGCGTCCGTGGCCTCCGAGGCGGACCACATCGTGGAGTACAACCATGCGGATCCGGTGTGTGGTGGTCGGACGGCGGTGGAGAACCTGCACTTCTTGTGCTGGTTCCACCACGCGATGAAGACCGCCGGGCGACTCGACCCCGTCCGCGTCGAGGCGGACGAGTCCCCGGGCGGGACCGCGGGCACGGTGTGGGAGATGCAGGAACGCTTCCGCGTGTTCCGCGAGGACGACACCGACCTCCTCACACCCCAGGCCGTCGCACAGCTCGACGCCGTGTGGGACTCGATGCAACGCAGGCAGGATGACTACGAGCAGCGACGCGATGCCGAGGACGGAACCAGTGCAGAGTCGCCGTCTCCCGATCCCGCTCGGTTGGACTCGCCCTGGCCGATCCGGGCCGGTGTCCCGGACCCGTGGCCACGCGTGGACATGGACCACGCCGGCGCCCCCGACCTGGAAGAAGTCCCCGTCGAGAAACCCGTCAGGCGCCGGTACCAACCACTCCCGACGTTCCATTACGACGGCGACATCCCCATCAGCGCCACCACCCGAAGGCCACGCAAACGCCAGGACCCGCCACCCAAGTTCGACCCCGGACCACCACCCTTCTGA
- a CDS encoding glycerol-3-phosphate dehydrogenase/oxidase: MPSQNATTLNAASRTESLDRLRAATAENPLDVLVVGGGVNGAGAAFDAATRGLDVAVVEAHDWASGTSSRSSKLMHGGLRYLQMLDFKLVAEALRERDLLLTRTAPHLVKPISFVFPFFKRVVERAFIGSGVMLYDAMQSIGRKRAVPFHRHLSHRRMMNVFPALDGEKIVGALEYYDAQEDDARFVMMLVRSALEYGASAATYTRVVSYLHEGDRVVGARLRDEETGEEFDAHARETILAAGVWTGDQQHVAGATTGLEVLASKGVHITVARDRIPAAPDTGIITQTEKSVLFIIPWDEYWVIGTTDTPWKEDPAHVAATSDDIDYIIEHANAVLDHDLTRDDVVGTYAGLRPLLQPVKDAGGASTKVSREHTVMEVEPGLTAIAGGKYTTYRVMAEDVVDFAIKDVFPGRPSMTTVVPLIGAQGFEGIRREKDAIAKQYGFDELRTDRLLMRYGTLLRDVLALIDEDSSLGEPLKDAPRYLRAEVLYAVRAEGALHLADLMLRRTRLDYEVRDRGAAASEEIADIMAGELGWDRATRDAEVGAYRAFVDARLAGEATHSDAEAAAAVASAQEVPRS, translated from the coding sequence GTGCCGTCGCAGAACGCCACCACCCTGAACGCCGCGAGCCGCACCGAGAGCCTTGATCGACTCCGGGCCGCCACGGCCGAGAATCCCCTGGACGTGCTCGTCGTGGGCGGAGGCGTGAACGGCGCAGGCGCCGCCTTCGACGCCGCGACCCGCGGTCTGGACGTCGCCGTCGTCGAGGCCCACGACTGGGCCAGCGGCACCTCCTCCCGCTCCTCGAAGCTCATGCACGGCGGCCTGCGCTACCTGCAGATGCTCGACTTCAAGCTCGTCGCCGAGGCCCTGCGCGAGCGCGATCTGCTGCTCACGCGCACCGCCCCGCACCTGGTCAAGCCCATCAGCTTCGTCTTCCCGTTCTTCAAGCGCGTGGTCGAGCGCGCCTTCATCGGCTCCGGCGTCATGCTCTACGACGCCATGCAGTCGATCGGCCGCAAGCGCGCGGTGCCCTTCCACCGCCACCTCAGCCACCGCCGCATGATGAACGTGTTCCCCGCGCTCGACGGCGAGAAGATCGTCGGCGCGCTCGAGTACTACGACGCGCAGGAGGACGACGCGCGCTTCGTGATGATGCTCGTCCGCTCCGCGCTCGAGTACGGGGCGAGCGCCGCGACCTACACGCGCGTCGTCTCCTACCTGCACGAGGGCGACCGCGTGGTCGGCGCCCGTCTGCGCGACGAGGAGACGGGCGAGGAGTTCGACGCCCACGCGCGCGAGACCATCCTCGCCGCGGGCGTGTGGACCGGCGACCAGCAGCACGTCGCGGGCGCGACCACCGGCCTCGAGGTGCTCGCCTCGAAGGGCGTGCACATCACCGTGGCCCGCGACCGCATCCCCGCCGCCCCGGACACCGGGATCATCACGCAGACCGAGAAGTCCGTCCTGTTCATCATCCCGTGGGACGAGTACTGGGTCATCGGCACCACCGACACCCCGTGGAAGGAGGACCCCGCGCACGTCGCGGCGACTTCCGACGACATCGACTACATCATCGAGCACGCCAACGCGGTGCTCGACCACGACCTCACCCGCGACGACGTGGTGGGCACCTACGCCGGGCTGCGCCCCCTGCTGCAGCCCGTCAAGGACGCCGGCGGAGCCTCCACGAAGGTCTCCCGCGAGCACACGGTCATGGAGGTCGAGCCCGGCCTCACCGCGATCGCCGGCGGCAAGTACACGACCTACCGCGTGATGGCCGAGGACGTCGTCGACTTCGCGATCAAGGACGTCTTCCCCGGTCGCCCCTCGATGACGACCGTCGTCCCGCTGATCGGCGCCCAGGGCTTCGAGGGCATCCGCCGCGAGAAGGACGCGATCGCGAAGCAGTACGGCTTCGACGAGCTGCGCACCGATCGCCTGCTCATGCGCTACGGCACCCTGCTGCGCGACGTGCTCGCCCTCATCGACGAGGACTCCTCGCTCGGCGAGCCGCTGAAGGACGCTCCCCGCTACCTGCGGGCCGAGGTCCTCTACGCCGTCCGCGCCGAGGGCGCCCTGCACCTGGCCGACCTCATGCTGCGCCGCACCCGCCTCGACTACGAGGTGCGCGACCGCGGCGCCGCCGCCTCCGAGGAGATCGCCGACATCATGGCCGGCGAGCTCGGCTGGGACCGCGCGACCCGCGACGCCGAGGTCGGCGCCTACCGGGCCTTCGTCGATGCGCGCCTGGCCGGCGAGGCCACCCACTCCGACGCCGAGGCGGCCGCAGCCGTCGCCTCCGCCCAGGAGGTGCCCCGCAGCTGA
- a CDS encoding sugar-binding transcriptional regulator — MRADARRAAAFEAARMYYQQTQTMEAIASHLGVSRSTVSRLLATARDEGIVRVSLHAPGARRAGDLQEEIAQSYGVAVHVVPSVAESTERERLDAVAAEGAALVQSLQQPDSVMGMAWGTTVAALVEAAEARPVPGLAIVQLNGAINPQGSGLGYVSTVLAQAASSWGASVHLFPVPAFFDYPDTREALWRERSVRQVLALQSRCRLAVFGVGAFDAEVPSHVYTSGYLSARDVHDLRSDGVVGDVCTTFLRADGSWDDVPLNARGSGPTPADLARIPRRVLVAAGPRKAAPLRAALLAGCATDVVVDEVTANRLVHLG; from the coding sequence GTGAGAGCGGATGCGCGACGAGCGGCGGCCTTCGAGGCTGCACGGATGTACTACCAGCAGACGCAGACCATGGAGGCGATCGCCTCGCACCTGGGCGTCTCCCGCTCGACGGTCTCGCGTCTGCTCGCGACCGCGCGCGACGAGGGGATCGTGCGCGTGAGCCTGCACGCGCCCGGCGCGCGGCGGGCGGGCGACCTGCAGGAGGAGATCGCCCAGTCGTACGGGGTGGCGGTGCACGTGGTGCCGTCCGTCGCGGAGTCGACGGAGCGCGAGCGGCTCGACGCGGTGGCGGCGGAGGGCGCGGCGCTCGTGCAGTCGCTCCAGCAGCCGGATTCGGTGATGGGCATGGCCTGGGGGACGACGGTCGCGGCGCTCGTCGAGGCCGCCGAGGCGCGGCCGGTGCCGGGGCTCGCGATCGTGCAGCTGAACGGCGCGATCAACCCGCAGGGCTCGGGCCTGGGGTATGTGTCGACAGTGCTCGCGCAGGCGGCGTCGTCCTGGGGCGCGAGCGTGCACCTGTTCCCGGTGCCGGCGTTCTTCGACTACCCGGACACCCGCGAGGCGCTGTGGCGGGAGCGCTCGGTGCGCCAAGTGCTCGCTCTGCAGTCACGGTGCCGTTTGGCGGTGTTCGGCGTGGGCGCGTTCGACGCCGAGGTCCCCAGCCACGTGTACACCTCGGGGTATCTGTCGGCGCGGGACGTGCACGATCTGCGGTCCGACGGGGTGGTCGGGGACGTGTGCACGACGTTCCTGCGGGCCGACGGCAGCTGGGACGACGTGCCGCTGAACGCGCGAGGATCCGGGCCGACCCCTGCGGATCTGGCCCGGATCCCCCGGCGCGTGCTGGTCGCGGCGGGCCCGCGCAAGGCGGCGCCGCTGAGGGCGGCGCTGCTCGCGGGCTGCGCGACCGATGTGGTGGTCGACGAGGTGACGGCGAACCGGCTCGTGCATCTGGGATGA
- a CDS encoding N-acetylmuramoyl-L-alanine amidase yields MSSPSPIGRRTALAALTASVLAAPVAAQAAPDADSPDHERLRGRGGRHGHDHGHGHDHGGGHGTRPVGPLSPPDGPFTPDCPRGVSCDVRPAAYESTGEDPQDYANYTLGGRTARDITSIVVHDTEETYEGTVRIFQDPASQTSIHYVIREDGHITQMVRVQDMAWHAGNWTFNQSSIGIEIIGYAEKAESFTAAQYEATGKLIAHLCRRYDIPRDREHVVAHEDIPGSSAASQAAMHWDPGAYFDWASLMEAAGIRVPRATTGRLRGVATIAPSLRSNTLTLTSCTEDGGTLPAHGSSAVPVRTAPREDAPLLADPALAADDTPNGGSDRICDWGAQLAHGQSFAIAEQESDWAGLWIGGEIGWVRRTDAGGRPTLAQGPRRARRVTPRGSAPVRATGSAYPAEAAFEEAGLEPSSTDPLPYELAPGQSYVVEDEVRGSYYWAPDVDGTGGMWVGDDTRWLRVSINHRFGFVRESEIRDV; encoded by the coding sequence ATGTCATCCCCCTCCCCCATCGGCCGCCGGACCGCGCTCGCAGCGCTCACCGCGAGCGTGCTCGCCGCCCCCGTCGCCGCCCAGGCGGCGCCCGACGCCGACTCCCCCGACCACGAGAGGCTGCGCGGCCGTGGAGGCCGGCACGGGCATGATCACGGCCATGGCCACGACCACGGCGGCGGCCACGGGACCCGGCCCGTCGGCCCCCTCTCCCCTCCCGACGGCCCCTTCACCCCGGACTGCCCGCGCGGCGTCTCCTGCGACGTGCGCCCGGCGGCCTACGAGTCCACGGGCGAGGACCCGCAGGACTACGCGAACTACACGCTGGGCGGGCGCACCGCCCGGGACATCACGAGCATCGTCGTCCACGACACCGAGGAGACCTACGAGGGCACGGTCCGGATCTTCCAGGACCCGGCGAGCCAGACCTCGATCCACTACGTGATCAGGGAGGACGGCCACATCACGCAGATGGTGCGCGTCCAGGACATGGCCTGGCACGCCGGGAACTGGACCTTCAACCAGTCCTCGATCGGCATCGAGATCATCGGCTATGCGGAGAAGGCCGAGTCCTTCACCGCCGCCCAGTACGAGGCGACCGGGAAGCTCATCGCCCATCTGTGCCGCCGCTACGACATCCCCCGGGACCGCGAGCACGTGGTCGCGCACGAGGACATCCCGGGGTCCTCGGCCGCGAGCCAGGCCGCGATGCACTGGGACCCCGGCGCCTACTTCGACTGGGCCTCGCTGATGGAGGCCGCGGGCATCCGCGTGCCGCGGGCGACGACGGGCCGCCTGCGCGGGGTCGCGACCATCGCCCCCTCGCTGCGCTCGAACACCCTCACCCTCACGAGCTGCACCGAGGACGGCGGCACCCTCCCTGCGCACGGCTCCTCCGCCGTTCCCGTGCGCACCGCCCCGCGTGAGGACGCGCCCCTGCTCGCCGATCCCGCTCTCGCGGCCGACGACACCCCGAACGGCGGCAGCGACCGCATCTGCGACTGGGGCGCGCAGCTCGCCCACGGCCAGTCCTTCGCGATCGCGGAGCAGGAGAGCGACTGGGCGGGGCTGTGGATCGGCGGCGAGATCGGCTGGGTGCGCCGGACCGACGCGGGCGGCAGGCCCACCCTCGCCCAGGGCCCCCGTCGGGCCCGACGGGTGACGCCCCGCGGCTCCGCGCCCGTCCGGGCGACGGGCTCCGCCTACCCGGCGGAAGCAGCCTTCGAGGAGGCGGGACTGGAGCCCTCGAGCACGGATCCCCTGCCCTACGAGCTCGCTCCCGGCCAGTCGTACGTGGTCGAGGACGAGGTGCGCGGCAGCTACTACTGGGCGCCCGACGTCGACGGCACGGGCGGGATGTGGGTCGGTGACGACACCCGCTGGCTGCGCGTGAGCATCAACCACCGCTTCGGCTTCGTGCGCGAGAGCGAGATCCGGGACGTGTGA